One segment of Mycobacterium spongiae DNA contains the following:
- a CDS encoding phytoene desaturase family protein codes for MTTGVVVGAGPNGLAAAIKLARHGVDVRVLEASDTIGGGARSSELTVPGVIHDHCSAFHPLGVGSPFWKELALHRYGLTWQWPEIDCAHPLDDGTAGLLYQSIEATAVGLGLDAGRWRGAVGDLAAEFDDLAQDLLRPVLNIPRHPIRLARFGPRAVLPATAMARWFRTEEARALFGGAAAHIYTRLDRPLTASLGLMILASGHRYGWPVAQGGSGAITQALAAALRAHGGRITTGVTVTRREDIPDADIVMLDLSPAGVLGIYGDVIPGRIKRSYRRYRQGSSAFKVDFAIEGDIPWTNPDCGRAGTVHLGGTFAEIADTERQRAQGTMVQRPFVLVGQQYVADPTRSASNVNPIWAYAHVPFGYTGDATDAVVNQIERFAPGFRDRITATVSTSTTELHDYNRNFVGGDIIGGANDRLQVIFRPRVAVDPYAIGVPGVYLCSQSAPPGAGVHGLCGYYAAQSALRWLRTRRAH; via the coding sequence ATGACGACCGGGGTGGTCGTCGGTGCCGGACCCAATGGCCTGGCAGCTGCGATCAAGCTGGCCCGCCACGGTGTCGACGTTCGTGTGCTCGAGGCTAGCGACACCATCGGTGGCGGAGCGCGTTCCAGTGAACTGACGGTGCCCGGGGTCATCCACGACCATTGCTCGGCGTTTCATCCGTTGGGTGTCGGCTCGCCATTCTGGAAGGAGCTCGCCCTCCACCGATATGGGCTGACGTGGCAGTGGCCCGAAATCGACTGCGCGCACCCCCTCGACGATGGCACCGCTGGGTTGCTCTATCAATCGATCGAGGCCACTGCGGTCGGACTGGGACTCGATGCCGGCCGGTGGCGTGGCGCGGTCGGTGACCTTGCGGCTGAATTCGATGACTTGGCCCAGGATTTGCTGCGCCCGGTTCTTAACATCCCGCGTCACCCAATCCGCCTCGCTCGTTTCGGTCCACGCGCGGTGTTGCCGGCCACCGCAATGGCGCGGTGGTTCCGGACCGAGGAGGCGCGGGCGCTGTTCGGTGGCGCCGCCGCACACATCTACACGCGGCTCGACCGCCCCCTGACGGCATCGCTCGGGTTGATGATCCTGGCCAGTGGCCACCGCTACGGTTGGCCCGTGGCCCAGGGCGGATCCGGGGCGATTACGCAGGCCCTGGCGGCGGCTCTGCGCGCCCACGGCGGCCGTATCACGACCGGTGTGACAGTCACGCGTCGCGAGGACATTCCCGACGCCGACATCGTCATGCTCGACCTCAGTCCAGCAGGGGTCCTGGGGATCTACGGCGACGTCATTCCGGGCCGGATCAAGCGGTCTTACCGTCGTTACCGGCAAGGATCGTCGGCGTTCAAGGTCGACTTCGCCATCGAGGGCGATATTCCCTGGACGAACCCCGACTGCGGTCGCGCGGGCACCGTTCACCTCGGCGGGACGTTCGCCGAGATCGCCGACACCGAACGCCAACGCGCGCAGGGGACGATGGTGCAACGCCCTTTCGTGCTCGTCGGTCAGCAGTACGTGGCCGACCCAACGCGATCGGCGAGCAACGTCAACCCGATCTGGGCCTATGCACACGTGCCATTCGGCTACACCGGTGACGCGACCGACGCAGTCGTCAACCAGATCGAGCGGTTCGCGCCTGGGTTCCGGGACCGCATCACCGCAACGGTCAGCACGTCCACCACCGAACTGCATGACTACAACCGAAACTTTGTTGGCGGAGACATCATTGGCGGCGCGAACGACCGCCTCCAGGTCATCTTCCGCCCGCGGGTGGCCGTCGATCCCTATGCGATTGGGGTGCCGGGCGTCTACTTGTGTTCGCAATCCGCGCCACCCGGCGCCGGGGTCCACGGATTGTGCGGGTATTACGCCGCCCAATCAGCGCTGCGCTGGCTGCGCACGCGACGCGCGCATTGA
- a CDS encoding L,D-transpeptidase codes for MRAIVRCVIAILGIAASVVAEPAVVDLAAVNHAYRFAIASVAPTGGEVVGVAHPVMVTFAAPITNSADREAAERAIDITSAPAMTGKFEWLDNDVAQWVPDRFWPAHSDVALSVGGVSTNFATGPAVVGVASISEHTFTVSIDGVEAGPTPPLPAPHHRPHFGEEGVMPASMGRPEFPTPVGTYTVLSKERSVLMDSSSVGIPVDDPDGYLLPVDYALRITRRGLFVHSAPWAIPSLGLQNVSHGCISLSPEDAEWYYNAVNVGDPVIVLE; via the coding sequence ATGCGTGCGATTGTTCGGTGTGTTATCGCCATCCTTGGTATCGCCGCGAGCGTGGTTGCGGAGCCAGCCGTAGTAGACCTGGCGGCAGTGAACCACGCCTATAGATTCGCCATCGCCTCGGTAGCGCCGACGGGGGGCGAGGTGGTGGGCGTGGCCCACCCCGTGATGGTGACGTTCGCTGCGCCCATCACCAACTCCGCCGACCGTGAGGCCGCTGAGCGTGCCATTGACATCACATCGGCACCCGCGATGACCGGCAAGTTCGAATGGCTCGACAACGATGTCGCGCAATGGGTCCCCGACCGATTCTGGCCGGCACACAGCGATGTAGCGCTCTCGGTGGGCGGAGTGTCCACGAACTTCGCAACAGGTCCCGCCGTCGTGGGTGTTGCCAGCATTTCGGAGCACACGTTCACCGTGAGCATTGACGGGGTCGAGGCCGGCCCCACGCCCCCATTACCGGCGCCGCACCACCGACCGCACTTCGGCGAAGAGGGGGTGATGCCGGCCTCCATGGGCAGGCCAGAGTTCCCGACGCCTGTCGGCACCTACACAGTGCTGTCCAAGGAACGCTCCGTGCTCATGGATTCGAGCAGTGTCGGCATCCCCGTCGACGATCCCGATGGCTACCTGCTTCCGGTGGATTATGCCCTCCGGATCACCCGCCGGGGCCTCTTCGTGCATTCGGCGCCATGGGCCATTCCATCACTGGGACTGCAGAATGTCAGCCACGGCTGCATCAGCCTAAGCCCCGAGGACGCGGAGTGGTACTACAACGCGGTCAATGTGGGCGACCCGGTGATTGTGCTGGAATAG
- a CDS encoding beta-xylosidase, with product MAIVDRFNIKVVASAGLCGAAIALSPDAAADPLITGGYACIEGMSGEAPAAAGGPAAIGDPAATGGPVAGGGPAGADVCSAAITDMAGVPFVVPGPLPGGAPVPVGAPVPVPAGAPVPVPAGAPVPVPAGAPVPVPAGAPVPIPAGAPVPIPAGAPLPIPAGAPLPIPAGAPVPIPAGAPVPIPAGAPVPIPAGAPVPIPAGAPVPVPAGAPVPVVAAAPAPVVPLGTPLIALAPVPAGAPAGGVASAPMIGMSGAKDAPTDPAPAGGPVPGQPVPPGPSDAPAAGH from the coding sequence ATGGCGATCGTCGATCGGTTCAACATCAAGGTAGTTGCCAGCGCTGGGTTGTGCGGAGCCGCTATAGCGTTGAGCCCGGATGCGGCCGCGGACCCGCTGATTACGGGTGGCTACGCGTGCATCGAAGGGATGTCAGGCGAGGCGCCGGCAGCCGCCGGCGGGCCAGCAGCCATTGGCGACCCAGCAGCCACCGGCGGGCCTGTGGCCGGTGGCGGGCCGGCCGGCGCGGACGTGTGCAGTGCCGCAATCACTGACATGGCTGGCGTTCCGTTTGTTGTGCCTGGACCGCTGCCAGGGGGCGCTCCGGTGCCAGTTGGCGCACCGGTACCGGTGCCGGCGGGCGCACCGGTCCCCGTCCCCGCGGGCGCACCGGTCCCCGTCCCCGCGGGCGCACCGGTCCCCGTCCCCGCTGGCGCACCCGTGCCCATTCCCGCTGGCGCACCGGTGCCCATCCCCGCCGGCGCACCCCTGCCGATCCCCGCCGGCGCACCCCTGCCGATCCCCGCCGGCGCACCGGTGCCCATCCCCGCCGGCGCACCGGTGCCCATCCCCGCCGGCGCACCGGTGCCCATCCCCGCGGGCGCACCCGTGCCCATCCCCGCGGGCGCACCCGTCCCCGTCCCGGCAGGCGCACCTGTCCCCGTGGTGGCGGCGGCACCGGCACCAGTCGTGCCCCTGGGCACTCCGCTGATTGCCCTTGCGCCGGTCCCGGCGGGTGCTCCCGCCGGAGGCGTGGCCAGTGCTCCGATGATCGGCATGTCTGGGGCCAAGGATGCGCCGACTGATCCGGCGCCAGCTGGCGGGCCCGTGCCCGGCCAGCCGGTTCCGCCCGGTCCGTCGGATGCGCCTGCAGCTGGCCACTGA
- a CDS encoding TetR/AcrR family transcriptional regulator yields the protein MTVGQSEPPARAAYIAAAQQVIAERGLENLSLREVARKLGVSHQAPYKHYPSRDHLLAEVMRRCFQGFAAHLDDREHFDSPEDDLASLGRQYLSYARQHPLEYRLMFSTPWPETAEDPDLVRDAVHAFDILRQVMRRIHGPEPSQPDQIDLDALFIWSSMHGLAGAINGDAINKLDLRSELLDQATAHVMRKVGIAVRG from the coding sequence GTGACCGTCGGCCAGTCGGAACCCCCAGCAAGGGCGGCCTACATCGCCGCAGCTCAGCAAGTGATCGCCGAGCGGGGCCTGGAAAACCTCAGCCTGCGCGAGGTGGCGCGCAAACTCGGCGTCTCCCATCAAGCGCCATACAAGCACTATCCCAGCCGTGATCACTTACTCGCCGAGGTGATGCGGCGGTGTTTCCAAGGGTTCGCCGCCCACCTGGACGACAGAGAACATTTCGACTCTCCCGAAGATGACTTGGCCTCACTGGGGCGGCAATACCTCAGCTACGCCCGGCAGCACCCGTTGGAATACCGACTGATGTTCTCCACGCCGTGGCCAGAAACCGCGGAAGACCCCGACCTGGTGCGCGATGCTGTCCATGCCTTCGACATCCTGCGCCAAGTCATGCGTCGCATTCACGGCCCGGAGCCGTCGCAACCAGATCAGATCGATCTTGACGCGCTGTTCATCTGGTCGTCCATGCACGGCTTGGCCGGAGCGATCAATGGTGATGCGATTAACAAGCTGGACTTACGATCCGAGCTGCTCGATCAAGCGACCGCCCACGTCATGCGCAAGGTTGGGATCGCCGTCCGCGGTTGA
- a CDS encoding SDR family NAD(P)-dependent oxidoreductase, with product MRRHVSAGTQAAERDGNGAPIAASSFGRRYGPWAVVTGASDGIGREFAIQLAARGLNLVLVARRGPVLEKLAQELADKHGIACRVIPTDLADASAVEGLVQATADLDVGIVVAAAGFGRSGPLIDAPLSDEIEMLAVNCTAVLAVAWHYGRRMAARGSGGLVLLSSLLGFAGVPRAANYAATKAYVQSLAEGLHRELAPLGVDVISSAPGPVRSGFGGRADMQLSATTTPEAVARATLRALGRRTTVRPGALSKLLGVPLALLPRPARVLALSRVMKTLTAHQPVGPTAAGR from the coding sequence ATGCGACGACATGTCTCCGCGGGAACGCAAGCGGCTGAGCGAGACGGTAACGGCGCCCCGATCGCGGCGTCCTCGTTCGGGCGCCGATATGGCCCATGGGCGGTGGTGACCGGGGCCTCGGACGGAATCGGACGTGAGTTCGCGATCCAGTTGGCGGCCCGGGGCCTGAACCTCGTTCTGGTAGCTCGACGCGGTCCGGTGCTCGAGAAGTTGGCCCAGGAGCTCGCCGACAAGCACGGTATCGCCTGCCGAGTCATCCCTACGGACCTCGCAGACGCGAGTGCGGTCGAAGGGCTGGTGCAGGCCACCGCCGATCTCGATGTGGGAATCGTGGTGGCTGCCGCGGGGTTCGGTCGGTCCGGGCCACTGATCGATGCGCCGCTATCCGACGAGATCGAGATGCTCGCAGTGAATTGCACCGCCGTGCTGGCGGTGGCGTGGCACTACGGGCGCCGCATGGCCGCGCGCGGCAGCGGCGGTCTGGTCTTGCTGAGTTCGTTGTTGGGCTTCGCGGGAGTACCCCGGGCGGCGAATTACGCTGCGACCAAGGCCTATGTCCAGAGCCTCGCCGAGGGCCTACACCGAGAGCTAGCACCGCTCGGCGTTGACGTGATCAGCTCGGCGCCCGGGCCGGTGCGTAGCGGGTTCGGTGGCCGCGCTGACATGCAACTGTCGGCCACCACGACACCTGAGGCGGTTGCTCGCGCAACCTTGCGTGCGTTGGGACGCCGGACGACCGTGCGGCCGGGTGCGCTGTCAAAACTGCTCGGTGTGCCTCTTGCGCTACTGCCGCGTCCGGCACGGGTGTTGGCCTTGTCACGCGTAATGAAGACCCTGACCGCCCACCAGCCGGTGGGGCCGACGGCCGCTGGCCGTTGA
- a CDS encoding DHA2 family efflux MFS transporter permease subunit — translation MHNILRHQVLHNRSVALAVVCLSVFVISVDATIVNVALPTLSRDLDADNAQLQWIVDAYTLVLSGLLLSAGSLADRYGRRGWLIAGVVVFAVASVVAARASSADALIAARAGMGVGAAVIFPTTLSLISNIFTEPVARAKAIGGWAAMTGIGVAVGPISGGWLLANFAWGSIFLVNVPIAAVAIVGAWLFVPTSRDPAAPPIDVGGLILSIAGITALVYTVIEAPGWGWTNIRTLGGLTAAAMVLAGFALWERQRRYPMLDLSVFANRRFSGGTLAVTASFVTLFGFIFVITQYFQFIKDYSALTTGVRLLPVAVSIAMASMLGPRIVEMIGSTTVIVAGLAIFAMGLGWASTVDAATPYPQIAAQMLLLGAGLGLTFAPATEAVMGSLHTDTAGVGAAINSTSRELGGTLGVAIIGSVFASVYTGRLTADPLLAGLPAQARDTMGQSVAGAYKVIAQLPPDQVTAISDVVQHAFLDGLRIGTLICAGIAMAAAAVIAVLLPPRAPAPPSAEGDRASLIGAARS, via the coding sequence ATGCACAATATCTTGCGCCACCAGGTGCTTCACAACCGTTCCGTTGCGCTTGCGGTGGTCTGTCTCAGCGTGTTCGTCATCAGCGTCGACGCCACGATCGTTAACGTCGCTTTGCCCACCCTGTCGCGGGACCTCGACGCCGACAACGCGCAGCTGCAATGGATCGTGGACGCCTACACGCTGGTTCTATCAGGGCTGCTGCTCTCGGCGGGCAGCCTGGCCGACCGATACGGACGGCGCGGCTGGCTCATCGCCGGCGTCGTCGTGTTCGCCGTTGCGTCTGTCGTGGCGGCCCGTGCCTCATCGGCCGATGCTTTGATCGCGGCGCGTGCGGGCATGGGGGTCGGTGCCGCTGTCATATTCCCCACCACGCTGAGTTTGATCAGCAACATCTTCACCGAGCCGGTCGCGCGGGCCAAGGCGATTGGCGGATGGGCGGCGATGACCGGAATCGGGGTGGCCGTCGGACCAATCAGCGGCGGCTGGCTGTTGGCGAACTTTGCCTGGGGCTCCATCTTCCTAGTCAACGTGCCCATCGCCGCGGTCGCCATCGTCGGTGCATGGCTGTTTGTGCCGACGTCGCGTGACCCCGCCGCACCGCCCATCGACGTCGGCGGCCTCATCCTTTCCATCGCGGGCATAACAGCACTCGTCTACACCGTCATCGAGGCCCCGGGCTGGGGCTGGACCAACATCCGGACGCTAGGAGGGCTCACAGCGGCCGCGATGGTGCTGGCCGGGTTCGCGCTGTGGGAGCGGCAGCGGCGTTATCCGATGCTCGATCTATCGGTGTTTGCCAACCGGCGCTTCTCCGGCGGCACTCTGGCGGTCACCGCAAGCTTTGTGACGTTGTTCGGGTTCATCTTCGTGATTACCCAGTACTTCCAGTTCATCAAGGACTACAGCGCCTTGACCACCGGAGTGCGGTTGCTGCCGGTCGCCGTATCGATCGCCATGGCTAGCATGCTCGGTCCCCGCATCGTGGAAATGATCGGCAGTACCACCGTCATCGTCGCCGGGCTGGCCATCTTCGCCATGGGTCTGGGATGGGCTTCAACCGTCGACGCTGCCACGCCTTACCCCCAAATCGCGGCGCAGATGCTGCTGTTGGGTGCCGGTCTCGGCTTGACGTTCGCTCCGGCAACGGAGGCGGTGATGGGATCGCTACATACTGATACCGCTGGCGTTGGCGCGGCGATCAACTCCACCAGCCGAGAGCTGGGCGGAACATTGGGGGTCGCGATCATCGGCAGCGTGTTCGCATCGGTATATACCGGTAGGCTCACCGCGGATCCGCTGCTGGCCGGGCTGCCGGCCCAAGCCCGCGACACCATGGGTCAGTCGGTGGCGGGGGCCTACAAGGTGATCGCGCAACTGCCGCCGGACCAGGTCACGGCGATCAGCGATGTCGTGCAGCACGCGTTCCTGGATGGGTTGCGTATCGGCACGTTGATCTGTGCCGGCATCGCCATGGCTGCGGCCGCGGTCATCGCCGTCCTGTTGCCACCGCGCGCACCCGCGCCCCCATCGGCCGAAGGTGATCGGGCCAGCCTGATCGGGGCCGCGCGATCATGA
- a CDS encoding beta strand repeat-containing protein, producing the protein MRSLPGSVAGLVAGPVAGGAVGVSPAATRVVAAAGRVADVAAGSPVAARVAAAGARVSGVVAAPLAAARAAAASVTAQVVTPVAAGPAAAGVGPAALAIPALGIGNIGVGNLLSIGNIGNNNLGSGNTGDFNIGSGNTGNANLGSGNQGQANLGSGNFGFFNLGSGNLGNTNLGDGNFGSLNLGSGNNGSGNFGFGNSGSGNFGSGNIGDTNVGSGNIGNLNLGSGNNGASNVGFGNLGNNNLGFGNTGNNNIGFGITGNNQIGIGGLNSGVGNFGFGNSGNNNIGFFNSGSNNIGFFNSGDNNFGFGNSANTNTGFWNSGDINTGFGNAGNDNTGFGNSGFQNTGFGNSGNQNTGFGNAGLQNTGVGNSGSTNTGFGNSGEINTGWGNSGDTNTGGFNAGDLNTGIGSATNQVGPNSGFGNTGTGNSGFNNSGVGSSGLLNPSDDSSGFQNTGNFNSGFQNTGGILNSGFFNSGLFSSGVANAGITSSGIANSGDGSSGGFNTANNQSGFFGISALAFAAVAGLPAVPAIPLPGLPPINTGFGNIGAWNLGIGNIGDLNLGSGNTGSWNFGDGNLGNANLGSGNDGNANLGIGNDGLFNFGGGNAGNTNFGFGNDGDLNFGFGNRNDGNFGLGNQGTGNFGSGNSGSTNFGSGNLGNFNVGSGNNGLSNVGFGNLGDNNLGFGNNGNNNIGFGLTGNNQIGIGALNSGVGNIGFGNSGNNNIGFFNSGSNNIGFFNSGDGNFGFENAGNTNTGFWNEGDRNTGFGSAGNANTGFGNGADQNTGFGNSGFQNTGFGNSGNQNTGFGNSGFQNTGFGNSGADNTGWGNSGDTNTGGFNSGNLNTGFGSAVNQAVANSGFGNTGAGHSGFNNSGNNGSGFLNSGNGSSGFQNMGNNSSGLQNMGGPFVSGFFNVGNFTSGLANTGDQTSGVANSGINSSGGFNTGNNQSGFFNL; encoded by the coding sequence ATGCGTTCGTTGCCGGGTTCGGTGGCTGGTCTGGTGGCGGGCCCTGTGGCCGGTGGGGCGGTGGGGGTGAGTCCGGCCGCGACGCGGGTGGTTGCGGCGGCGGGGCGGGTGGCTGATGTGGCCGCGGGTAGCCCGGTTGCGGCGCGGGTGGCTGCGGCGGGTGCGCGGGTGTCCGGGGTGGTGGCGGCTCCGCTGGCGGCGGCTCGTGCGGCGGCGGCGAGTGTGACGGCGCAGGTGGTGACGCCGGTGGCGGCGGGGCCGGCGGCTGCTGGGGTTGGTCCGGCTGCGTTGGCGATTCCGGCGTTGGGTATCGGGAATATCGGTGTGGGGAATTTGTTGAGCATCGGCAATATTGGCAACAACAACCTGGGCAGTGGAAACACCGGTGACTTCAACATCGGGTCGGGGAATACTGGCAATGCGAACCTGGGTAGCGGAAATCAGGGTCAGGCCAACCTGGGTAGCGGGAATTTCGGCTTCTTCAACCTGGGCAGCGGAAACCTCGGCAACACCAACCTCGGCGACGGCAACTTCGGCTCACTGAACCTGGGCAGCGGAAACAACGGATCTGGCAACTTCGGCTTCGGGAACTCCGGTAGCGGGAACTTCGGCAGCGGAAACATCGGCGACACCAACGTGGGCAGCGGAAATATCGGCAACTTGAACTTGGGTAGCGGAAACAACGGTGCCTCGAACGTGGGCTTTGGGAACCTCGGCAACAACAACCTGGGCTTTGGGAACACCGGCAACAACAACATCGGCTTCGGGATCACGGGCAACAACCAGATCGGTATTGGTGGGCTGAACTCCGGCGTCGGGAACTTCGGCTTCGGCAACTCCGGTAACAACAACATCGGTTTCTTCAACTCGGGCAGCAACAATATTGGTTTCTTCAACTCCGGGGACAATAACTTCGGCTTCGGAAACTCCGCTAACACCAACACGGGCTTCTGGAACTCGGGCGATATCAACACGGGCTTCGGCAACGCGGGCAACGACAACACCGGCTTCGGGAACTCGGGCTTCCAAAACACCGGTTTCGGGAACTCGGGCAACCAAAACACGGGCTTCGGCAACGCGGGCTTGCAAAACACCGGCGTCGGAAACTCGGGCTCCACGAACACCGGCTTCGGAAACTCGGGCGAGATCAATACGGGCTGGGGCAACTCGGGTGACACCAACACGGGCGGCTTCAACGCGGGTGACCTGAATACCGGCATCGGCAGCGCGACCAACCAAGTTGGTCCGAACTCGGGCTTTGGCAACACCGGCACCGGCAACTCGGGCTTCAATAACTCGGGCGTGGGTAGTTCGGGCTTGCTGAACCCGAGCGACGATAGCTCCGGATTCCAGAACACCGGCAACTTCAACTCCGGCTTCCAGAACACGGGTGGGATCCTGAACTCGGGTTTCTTCAACTCGGGCCTGTTCAGCTCGGGAGTGGCCAATGCGGGCATCACCAGCTCGGGTATTGCGAACTCGGGTGACGGTAGCTCGGGGGGGTTCAACACCGCCAATAACCAGTCGGGTTTCTTCGGCATCTCCGCGCTGGCGTTTGCGGCTGTGGCCGGCCTGCCGGCCGTGCCCGCGATTCCCCTACCGGGCCTCCCGCCCATCAACACCGGCTTCGGGAACATCGGCGCGTGGAACCTGGGCATCGGCAACATCGGCGACCTCAACCTGGGCAGCGGCAACACCGGCTCGTGGAACTTCGGCGACGGGAATCTGGGGAACGCCAACCTGGGCAGCGGCAACGACGGCAACGCGAACCTGGGCATCGGAAACGACGGATTGTTCAACTTCGGTGGCGGAAACGCCGGCAACACGAACTTCGGCTTCGGAAATGACGGCGATCTCAACTTCGGCTTCGGGAACCGCAACGACGGAAACTTCGGTCTCGGAAACCAGGGCACCGGAAACTTCGGCAGCGGGAACAGTGGCAGCACCAACTTCGGCAGCGGAAATCTCGGCAATTTCAACGTGGGTAGCGGCAACAACGGGTTGTCGAACGTGGGCTTTGGGAACCTCGGTGACAACAATCTGGGCTTTGGGAACAACGGCAACAACAACATCGGCTTTGGGCTCACCGGCAACAACCAGATCGGTATTGGCGCGCTGAACTCGGGTGTCGGAAACATCGGTTTTGGCAACTCCGGCAACAACAACATCGGATTCTTCAACTCCGGTAGCAACAACATCGGCTTCTTCAACTCCGGCGATGGGAACTTCGGCTTCGAAAACGCCGGTAACACCAACACCGGCTTCTGGAACGAGGGCGACAGAAACACTGGCTTCGGAAGCGCGGGCAACGCCAACACCGGATTCGGAAACGGGGCCGACCAAAACACCGGATTTGGAAACTCGGGCTTCCAAAACACCGGTTTCGGAAATTCCGGCAACCAGAACACGGGATTTGGAAACTCGGGCTTCCAAAACACTGGCTTCGGAAACTCGGGGGCCGACAACACGGGGTGGGGTAACTCGGGCGACACCAACACCGGCGGCTTCAACTCGGGCAACCTGAACACCGGCTTCGGCAGCGCGGTTAACCAGGCGGTCGCGAACTCGGGCTTCGGCAACACCGGCGCCGGTCACTCGGGCTTCAACAACTCGGGCAACAATGGCTCCGGCTTCCTGAACTCGGGCAACGGTAGCTCCGGCTTCCAGAACATGGGCAACAACAGCTCCGGCCTACAGAACATGGGCGGGCCCTTCGTATCGGGCTTCTTCAACGTGGGCAACTTCACTTCGGGCTTGGCCAATACGGGCGACCAGACTTCAGGTGTGGCGAACTCGGGCATCAACAGCTCGGGGGGGTTCAACACCGGCAATAACCAGTCGGGTTTCTTCAACTTGTGA
- a CDS encoding beta strand repeat-containing protein, producing the protein MSALALAAVAGLPAAPAIPLPGLPPFNTGIGNIGAWNLGIGNIGDLNLGSGNTGSWNLGDGNFGNANLGSGNTMGNANLGFGNEGFFNFGAGNQGNTNLGFGNEGNLNLGLGNSGDGNFGLANIGDGNFGSGNIGNTNFGSGNLGLLNVGSGNNGLSNVGFGNLGDNNLGFGNNGNNNIGFGLTGNNQIGIGALNSGVGNIGFGNSGNNNIGFFNSGSNNIGFFNSGDNNFGFENAGNTNTGFWNAGNGNTGFGNSGLQNTGFGNQGLQNTGFGNAGSQNTGFGNGGSQNTGFGNGGDQNTGFGNAGEDNTGWGNSGITNTGGFNSGGLNTGFGSSVTQVGPNSGFGNTGTGHSGFNNSGDFGSGFGNLGNSSSGFFNSGNTVSGFQNTGNTVSGFQNSGNTTSGFLIAGNTTSGVANSGDDSSGGFNTANNQSGFFDV; encoded by the coding sequence ATCTCCGCGCTGGCACTTGCCGCTGTGGCCGGCCTGCCCGCAGCGCCCGCGATTCCCCTACCGGGCCTGCCGCCCTTCAACACCGGCATCGGGAACATCGGGGCGTGGAACCTGGGCATCGGCAACATCGGCGACCTCAACCTGGGCAGCGGCAACACCGGCTCGTGGAACCTGGGCGACGGAAACTTCGGCAACGCCAACCTGGGCAGCGGGAACACGATGGGCAACGCCAACCTGGGATTCGGAAATGAGGGCTTCTTCAACTTCGGTGCCGGAAACCAGGGCAACACCAACCTCGGCTTCGGCAACGAGGGCAATCTCAACCTCGGCCTCGGCAACTCCGGCGACGGCAACTTCGGCTTGGCGAACATCGGCGACGGGAACTTCGGCAGCGGTAACATCGGCAACACCAACTTCGGCAGCGGAAATCTCGGCTTATTGAACGTGGGTAGCGGAAACAACGGGTTGTCGAACGTGGGCTTTGGGAACCTCGGTGACAACAACCTGGGCTTTGGGAACAACGGCAACAACAACATCGGCTTTGGGCTCACCGGCAATAATCAGATCGGCATCGGCGCGCTGAACTCGGGCGTCGGGAACATCGGCTTCGGCAACTCCGGCAACAACAACATCGGATTCTTCAACTCCGGTAGCAACAACATCGGCTTCTTCAACTCCGGGGACAACAACTTCGGCTTCGAAAACGCCGGTAACACCAACACCGGCTTCTGGAACGCGGGTAACGGCAACACCGGCTTCGGTAACTCGGGCCTGCAAAACACGGGATTCGGCAACCAGGGCTTGCAAAACACCGGTTTTGGCAACGCGGGCAGCCAAAACACCGGATTTGGGAACGGAGGCAGCCAGAACACGGGGTTCGGAAACGGCGGCGACCAAAACACGGGATTTGGAAACGCGGGCGAGGACAACACGGGGTGGGGCAACTCGGGCATCACCAACACCGGCGGTTTCAACTCCGGCGGGCTGAATACCGGCTTCGGGAGCTCGGTCACCCAAGTTGGTCCGAACTCGGGCTTCGGCAACACCGGCACCGGTCATTCGGGTTTCAATAACTCGGGCGACTTTGGGTCCGGCTTCGGAAACTTGGGCAACAGTTCCTCGGGTTTCTTTAATTCGGGCAACACCGTTTCCGGCTTCCAGAACACCGGCAACACGGTCTCCGGCTTCCAGAACTCCGGCAACACCACGTCGGGTTTCCTGATCGCCGGCAACACGACGTCAGGTGTGGCGAACTCGGGCGACGACAGCTCGGGGGGTTTCAACACCGCTAACAACCAGTCGGGTTTCTTCGACGTGTGA